In the genome of Oncorhynchus tshawytscha isolate Ot180627B unplaced genomic scaffold, Otsh_v2.0 Un_contig_7015_pilon_pilon, whole genome shotgun sequence, one region contains:
- the gid4 gene encoding glucose-induced degradation protein 4 homolog, with protein sequence MTVAVGDTHALALIMPVRAECCSSAALTSSASLIPPPPINTHQPGVATSLLYSGSQFRGHQKSKGNSYDVEVVLQHVTMEDSYLCGYLKIKGLTEEYPTLTTFFAGEIISRKRPFLTRKWDADEDVDRKHWGKFQAFYQYAKSFNLDDFDYEELKNSDFVFMRWKEQFLVPDHTIKDISGASFAGFYYICFQKSTATIEGYYYHRSSEWYQSLNLTHVQEHSMPIYEFR encoded by the exons ATGACTGTTGCAGTCGGGGATACGCACGCATTAGCGCTCATCATGCCTGTTCGAGCTGAGTGCTGCAGCAGTGCGGCCCTTACATCCTCGGCCTCTCTTATCCCTCCTCCGCCGATCAACACGCACCAGCCCGGGGTAGCTACTTCGCTGCTGTACAGCGGTTCACAGTTTCGAGGACATCAGAAGAGCAAAGGAAACTCGTATGATGTTGAGGTCGTTTTGCAG CATGTGACCATGGAGGACTCTTATCTGTGTGGTTACCTGAAGATCAAAGGCCTAACCGAG GAGTATCCCACTCTTACAACGTTCTTTGCAGGAGAGATCATCAGTAGAAAGAGGCCCTTtttaaccaggaagtgggacgCTGATGAAGATGTGGACCGCAAGCACTGG GGTAAGTTTCAGGCTTTTTATCAGTATGCAAAGAGCTTCAACTTGGACGACTTTGATTACGAAGAGCTGAAGAACAGTGACTTTGTCTTTATGAGGTGGAAG GAGCAGTTCCTGGTCCCGGACCACACCATTAAAGACATCAGTGGGGCGTCCTTCGCTGGTTTCTACTATATCTGCTTCCAGAAGTCCACAGCCACCATTGAAGGCTACTACTACCACAGAAGCTCTGAATG GTACCAGTCGTTAAACCTCACCCATGTCCAGGAACACAGTATGCCCATCTACGAGTTCCGGTGA